One genomic region from Ptychodera flava strain L36383 chromosome 5, AS_Pfla_20210202, whole genome shotgun sequence encodes:
- the LOC139133255 gene encoding uncharacterized protein isoform X3, producing the protein MDILVKILFTVILCNQLGTGAHAEDASASSGVGRHTGSSEEHDITDAEIIVDNSNFDGIYYPTCYDSSAGMRKYCTIDMEGCRLEINVTKNIELVSPNARAAFMVDVRESYDYQIEPEHCFYIGDVTKSCENDQNVKSTGRVAIDMCEGMHGSMVIDDVRYDVKPVQEGENRQSVHIEVNDNPLPSSVAREFDPDLERSYPWDDVTQTEWTDFGVDTVSSKIRESRRTRVAETDGATMNVELLLTLDYDFYQKHRDSSVTKALSLINQAQSLFFHKSLVDSNIYISLHVINVQVMTSPYLLNLHNLDRWPDISAAYLAYTYNWENRFWIPDDADPDHHDIAVLLSGLPVDGGDDADAMTTYKSCNSGRTSVVRYSTDCHTSALITHTLGLMLGMYYDSQSPVCETYDADDLARNGIMTDPSRLYFTECNRRDVLFYYQDPTVDCFDDSPIAETVIQMMNYPTAADAACARLYELDETYFSLRACPWKYPSNDCTLWCELQHRDALGKQKGKICKQEDEPMPPNSGLKCDKNRICDGSACVCPAGQECGERRKRSASIHPRFYTFHKGRYIDQISADLVCRERVGMLVEIPNAETQALVEDLITGATSYDYFYMGFRRNSVNDDTWEFINGTRVKYFNWESGEPNDNDNECAVFSRDHGYKWLDFSCDGGAGFICQYDCYFEVGWCKHGSISNSTGTTCVCLCDPGWHGDFCEIMDKRGTSTFEEAPTHLNFVDGTAHCSNSARAKLPSISDEEAYNGFIDFLVDNRFLGETYYVDLTLVDGLWVDSNYKTPRKTFWGPGEPLPGKQCVTIGSCDGFVWRSADCAELHRVACEFKCSQTTEDWCKYGDIVLNDGVCECQCHEGAIGKHCDEFDYDDLLNKTILFYEIQRSGYQPPTNRIAWRADAHLTDVGQYGEDLTGGWYDAGNYVKFALTTSENVWKLAWGLIEFKSSYENANQLEWMYDCLKWGVDFLLKMHVEPNTLYAQVGDVSFAKATWQRPENNTEGVRVGLPLNTTHPGSDVAGLTAAALASSYLAFKDKNQTYADELLVHARDVYSFAFNYRAIWSDSLPVLSYVSGSYGDDLTNAAIWMYNATGETQYLQDAEALYNEFQLNFVEPIFSWSKVAVPAQIMLYLHTGNTTYLEKVEGTLDLWFSTYYTPKGLARITENRSLKRSADMSFLALICVHHGIHPQEYFDFAKGQIDFALGSSGRSFVAGYGHNPPEKVHHQASSCPEMHLVCDDEARHSEEPNPHILWGGFVGGPDRYDRFFDHRKNWAQSEAGINVSGLQSAVAALAYFQSHGLWGTW; encoded by the exons GGTTCTTCGGAGGAACACGACATTACTGATGCCGAAATAATAG TagacaattcaaattttgatggaaTCTATTACCCTACTTGCTACGACTCGAGTGCTGGTATGCGAAAATATTGCACCATAGATATGGAGGGATGCAGGCTTGAAATAAACGTGaccaaaaacattg AGTTGGTGTCTCCTAATGCAAGAGCAGCGTTTATGGTTGATGTCCGAGAAAGTTACGACTACCAAATAGAACCGGAGCATTGCTTCTACATCGGAGACGTCACGAAAAGCTgtgaaaatgatcaaaatgtgaagaGTACGGGCAGAGTCGCCATCGACATGTGTGAAGGAATG CATGGCTCGATGGTCATCGATGACGTGCGCTATGACGTCAAACCGGTGCAGGAGGGTGAAAATCGTCAGAGTGTGCATATTGAAGTGAACGATAACCCGCTGCCAAGCAGTGTTGCCAGAGAGTTCGATCCCGATC TTGAGCGGTCATATCCCTGGGATGACGTAACTCAGACAGAATGGACCGATTTTGGAGTGGACACAGTGAGCAGCAAGATTCGGGAAAGCAGGCGAACTCGAGTCGCCGAGACCGACGGAGCGACGATGAACGTAGAACTTCTCCTTACGCTTGATTACGATTTTTACCAGAAACATAGGGACTCTTCCGTTACAAAGGCTCTGTCTTTGATAAATCAG GCACAATCGCTATTTTTTCACAAGAGTTTGGTAGACAGCAATATCTACATTAGCTTACACGTCATCAACGTTCAGGTCATGACCTCGCCATACCTATTG AACCTTCACAATCTAGATCGATGGCCAGATATAAGTGCTGCTTACCTGGCCTACACTTACAATTGGGAAAACCGATTCTGGATTCCTGACGATGCCGATCCTGATCATCATGACATTGCAGTATTACTGTCCGG TTTGCCTGTCGATGGGGGCGATGATGCAGATGCTATGACAACCTATAAGAGCTGTAACTCAGGTCGCACGAGTGTCGTACGGTATTCGACAGATTGCCACACCAGTGCTCTCATTACTCACACCCTCGGCCTAAT GCTGGGCATGTACTATGATTCGCAGAGCCCTGTTTGTGAGACCTACGACGCAGACGACCTCGCCAGAAATGGAATTATGACCGACCCAAGCAGATTGTATTTCACAGAATGCAACAGGAGAGACGTGCTCTTCTATTATCA AGACCCAACAGTGGATTGCTTTGATGATAGTCCTATCGCAGAGACCGTCATCCAAATGATGAATTATCCAACTGCCGCCGATGCCGCCTGTGCCAGGCTTTACGAACTTGATGAAACGTATTTCAGCTTACGAGCGTGCCCATGGAAATATCCTTCA AATGACTGCACTTTATGGTGTGAACTGCAGCATCGTGATGCCCTTGGAAAGCAAAAAggtaaaatatgcaaacaagAAGATGAACCGATGCCCCCTAACAGCGGCCTGAAATGCGATAAAAACAGG ATATGCGATGGATCTGCTTGTGTGTGTCCGGCTGGACAAGAGTGCGGGGAACGAAGAAAAAGATCCG CTTCAATCCATCCGAGATTCTACACATTCCATAAAGGCAGATACATAGACCAAATATCTGCCGATCTGGTGTGTCGGGAGCGAGTCGGTATGCTGGTTGAGATACCAAATGCTGAAACCCAGGCGCTGGTGGAAGACCTGATAACGGGAGCCACGTCCTACGATTACTTTTACATGGGATTCAGGCGGAACAGTGTGAATGACGACACGTGGGAGTTCATCAACGGTACACGAGTGAAGTATTTCAACTGGGAATCAGGTGAACCGAACGACAATGACAATGAATGTGCTGTCTTTAG TCGTGATCATGGCTACAAGTGGTTAGACTTCAGTTGCGATGGCGGTGCCGGATTTATATGTCAGTACG ATTGTTACTTCGAAGTCGGCTGGTGCAAACATGGTTCTATCAGCAACTCCACCGGAACAACGTGCGTGTGCTTGTGTGATCCCGGATGGCATGGAGACTTTTGCGAGA TAATGGATAAGAGGGGAACATCAACTTTCGAAGAGGCTCCAACACACCTGAATTTTGTGGACGGTACAGCTCACTGCTCTAACTCGGCCAGAGCCAAACTACCTAGCATTTCTGACGAAGAAGCGTACAACGGTTTTATCGACTTCCTCGTAGACAACAGATTTTTGGGTGAAACCTATTATGTTGACCTGACACTAGTTGACGGTCTTTGGGTTGACAGCAACTACAAGACACCGAGAAAGACTTTCTGGGGGCCCGGGGAACCTTTACCAGGCAAACAGTGTGTGACTATCGG TTCTTGTGACGGGTTTGTGTGGAGATCTGCTGACTGTGCTGAACTTCACAGAGTTGCATGTGAATTTA AGTGCAGCCAGACTACTGAAGACTGGTGCAAATACGGCGACATTGTCCTCAATGACGGTGTATGTGAGTGTCAGTGTCATGAGGGCGCCATTGGAAAACACTGTGACG AATTCGACTACGATGATCTGTTGAACAAGACAATTCTGTTTTACGAGATCCAGCGCTCTGGCTATCAACCACCGACGAACAGAATAGCCTGGAGAGCAGACGCACATTTGACTGATGTAGGACAGTATGGGGAAGACCTTACTGGTGGTTGGTACGACG CCGGAAACTACGTCAAGTTTGCGCTTACGACCAGTGAAAATGTGTGGAAGCTTGCCTGGGGTCTGATTGAGTTCAAATCATCGTACGAAAACGCCAACCAACTAGAGTGGATGTACGACTGTCTGAAGTGGGGCGTGGATTTTCTACTGAAAATGCACGTAGAACCAAATACTCTTTACGCTCAG GTTGGTGATGTCAGCTTTGCTAAAGCTACATGGCAGCGTCCCGAAAACAACACAGAGGGAGTGCGAGTTGGACTCCCACTGAATACCACACATCCCGGAAGTGACGTAGCAGGATTAACAGCAGCCGCGCTCGCGTCCTCGTATTTGGCCTTCAAGGACAAAA ATCAAACATACGCGGATGAACTACTTGTCCACGCTAGAGACGTCTACAGCTTCGCGTTCAACTACCGTGCGATCTGGTCCGACAGCTTACCAGTTCTAAGCTACGT GAGTGGTTCATACGGAGATGATCTGACAAATGCTGCAATCTGGATGTATAACGCAACTGGCGAGACTCAATATCTACAAGATGCTGAAGCTTTGTACAATGAATTCCAGTTAAACTTCGTAGAGCCAATATTCAGTTGGTCCAAAGTGGCCGTTCCTGCCCAG ATAATGCTTTATCTCCATACGGGCAATACTACATACTTGGAAAAAGTAGAAGGAACGCTTGACCTGTGGTTTAGCACATATTACACACCGAAGGGCCTGGCAAGGATCACCGAGAACAGGTCCTTGAAAAGATCGG CGGATATGAGTTTTCTAGCGTTAATCTGTGTGCACCACGGAATCCATCCGCAAGAATACTTCGATTTCGCCAAAGGTCAAATTGATTTTGCGCTTGGGTCATCCGGAAGGAGTTTCGTCGCCGGATATGGTCACAACCCGCCGGAGAAAGTTCACCATCAGGCAAG TTCATGTCCAGAAATGCATTTAGTATGTGATGACGAGGCGAGGCATTCCGAGGAGCCCAACCCTCATATTCTCTGGGGTGGTTTTGTTGGTGGACCGGACAGGTACGATCGCTTCTTCGACCACAGGAAGAACTGGGCCCAAAGTGAAGCTGGGATCAACGTCTCTGGACTACAAAGTGCTGTGGCAG CCTTGGCTTACTTCCAGAGTCATGGACTGTGGGGTACTTGGTAA
- the LOC139133255 gene encoding uncharacterized protein isoform X4 yields MDILVKILFTVILCNQLGTGAHAEDASASSGVGRHTGSSEEHDITDAEIIDNSNFDGIYYPTCYDSSAGMRKYCTIDMEGCRLEINVTKNIELVSPNARAAFMVDVRESYDYQIEPEHCFYIGDVTKSCENDQNVKSTGRVAIDMCEGMHGSMVIDDVRYDVKPVQEGENRQSVHIEVNDNPLPSSVAREFDPDLERSYPWDDVTQTEWTDFGVDTVSSKIRESRRTRVAETDGATMNVELLLTLDYDFYQKHRDSSVTKALSLINQAQSLFFHKSLVDSNIYISLHVINVQVMTSPYLLNLHNLDRWPDISAAYLAYTYNWENRFWIPDDADPDHHDIAVLLSGLPVDGGDDADAMTTYKSCNSGRTSVVRYSTDCHTSALITHTLGLMLGMYYDSQSPVCETYDADDLARNGIMTDPSRLYFTECNRRDVLFYYQDPTVDCFDDSPIAETVIQMMNYPTAADAACARLYELDETYFSLRACPWKYPSNDCTLWCELQHRDALGKQKGKICKQEDEPMPPNSGLKCDKNRICDGSACVCPAGQECGERRKRSASIHPRFYTFHKGRYIDQISADLVCRERVGMLVEIPNAETQALVEDLITGATSYDYFYMGFRRNSVNDDTWEFINGTRVKYFNWESGEPNDNDNECAVFSRDHGYKWLDFSCDGGAGFICQYDCYFEVGWCKHGSISNSTGTTCVCLCDPGWHGDFCEIMDKRGTSTFEEAPTHLNFVDGTAHCSNSARAKLPSISDEEAYNGFIDFLVDNRFLGETYYVDLTLVDGLWVDSNYKTPRKTFWGPGEPLPGKQCVTIGSCDGFVWRSADCAELHRVACEFKCSQTTEDWCKYGDIVLNDGVCECQCHEGAIGKHCDEFDYDDLLNKTILFYEIQRSGYQPPTNRIAWRADAHLTDVGQYGEDLTGGWYDAGNYVKFALTTSENVWKLAWGLIEFKSSYENANQLEWMYDCLKWGVDFLLKMHVEPNTLYAQVGDVSFAKATWQRPENNTEGVRVGLPLNTTHPGSDVAGLTAAALASSYLAFKDKNQTYADELLVHARDVYSFAFNYRAIWSDSLPVLSYVSGSYGDDLTNAAIWMYNATGETQYLQDAEALYNEFQLNFVEPIFSWSKVAVPAQIMLYLHTGNTTYLEKVEGTLDLWFSTYYTPKGLARITENRSLKRSADMSFLALICVHHGIHPQEYFDFAKGQIDFALGSSGRSFVAGYGHNPPEKVHHQASSCPEMHLVCDDEARHSEEPNPHILWGGFVGGPDRYDRFFDHRKNWAQSEAGINVSGLQSAVAALAYFQSHGLWGTW; encoded by the exons GGTTCTTCGGAGGAACACGACATTACTGATGCCGAAATAATAG acaattcaaattttgatggaaTCTATTACCCTACTTGCTACGACTCGAGTGCTGGTATGCGAAAATATTGCACCATAGATATGGAGGGATGCAGGCTTGAAATAAACGTGaccaaaaacattg AGTTGGTGTCTCCTAATGCAAGAGCAGCGTTTATGGTTGATGTCCGAGAAAGTTACGACTACCAAATAGAACCGGAGCATTGCTTCTACATCGGAGACGTCACGAAAAGCTgtgaaaatgatcaaaatgtgaagaGTACGGGCAGAGTCGCCATCGACATGTGTGAAGGAATG CATGGCTCGATGGTCATCGATGACGTGCGCTATGACGTCAAACCGGTGCAGGAGGGTGAAAATCGTCAGAGTGTGCATATTGAAGTGAACGATAACCCGCTGCCAAGCAGTGTTGCCAGAGAGTTCGATCCCGATC TTGAGCGGTCATATCCCTGGGATGACGTAACTCAGACAGAATGGACCGATTTTGGAGTGGACACAGTGAGCAGCAAGATTCGGGAAAGCAGGCGAACTCGAGTCGCCGAGACCGACGGAGCGACGATGAACGTAGAACTTCTCCTTACGCTTGATTACGATTTTTACCAGAAACATAGGGACTCTTCCGTTACAAAGGCTCTGTCTTTGATAAATCAG GCACAATCGCTATTTTTTCACAAGAGTTTGGTAGACAGCAATATCTACATTAGCTTACACGTCATCAACGTTCAGGTCATGACCTCGCCATACCTATTG AACCTTCACAATCTAGATCGATGGCCAGATATAAGTGCTGCTTACCTGGCCTACACTTACAATTGGGAAAACCGATTCTGGATTCCTGACGATGCCGATCCTGATCATCATGACATTGCAGTATTACTGTCCGG TTTGCCTGTCGATGGGGGCGATGATGCAGATGCTATGACAACCTATAAGAGCTGTAACTCAGGTCGCACGAGTGTCGTACGGTATTCGACAGATTGCCACACCAGTGCTCTCATTACTCACACCCTCGGCCTAAT GCTGGGCATGTACTATGATTCGCAGAGCCCTGTTTGTGAGACCTACGACGCAGACGACCTCGCCAGAAATGGAATTATGACCGACCCAAGCAGATTGTATTTCACAGAATGCAACAGGAGAGACGTGCTCTTCTATTATCA AGACCCAACAGTGGATTGCTTTGATGATAGTCCTATCGCAGAGACCGTCATCCAAATGATGAATTATCCAACTGCCGCCGATGCCGCCTGTGCCAGGCTTTACGAACTTGATGAAACGTATTTCAGCTTACGAGCGTGCCCATGGAAATATCCTTCA AATGACTGCACTTTATGGTGTGAACTGCAGCATCGTGATGCCCTTGGAAAGCAAAAAggtaaaatatgcaaacaagAAGATGAACCGATGCCCCCTAACAGCGGCCTGAAATGCGATAAAAACAGG ATATGCGATGGATCTGCTTGTGTGTGTCCGGCTGGACAAGAGTGCGGGGAACGAAGAAAAAGATCCG CTTCAATCCATCCGAGATTCTACACATTCCATAAAGGCAGATACATAGACCAAATATCTGCCGATCTGGTGTGTCGGGAGCGAGTCGGTATGCTGGTTGAGATACCAAATGCTGAAACCCAGGCGCTGGTGGAAGACCTGATAACGGGAGCCACGTCCTACGATTACTTTTACATGGGATTCAGGCGGAACAGTGTGAATGACGACACGTGGGAGTTCATCAACGGTACACGAGTGAAGTATTTCAACTGGGAATCAGGTGAACCGAACGACAATGACAATGAATGTGCTGTCTTTAG TCGTGATCATGGCTACAAGTGGTTAGACTTCAGTTGCGATGGCGGTGCCGGATTTATATGTCAGTACG ATTGTTACTTCGAAGTCGGCTGGTGCAAACATGGTTCTATCAGCAACTCCACCGGAACAACGTGCGTGTGCTTGTGTGATCCCGGATGGCATGGAGACTTTTGCGAGA TAATGGATAAGAGGGGAACATCAACTTTCGAAGAGGCTCCAACACACCTGAATTTTGTGGACGGTACAGCTCACTGCTCTAACTCGGCCAGAGCCAAACTACCTAGCATTTCTGACGAAGAAGCGTACAACGGTTTTATCGACTTCCTCGTAGACAACAGATTTTTGGGTGAAACCTATTATGTTGACCTGACACTAGTTGACGGTCTTTGGGTTGACAGCAACTACAAGACACCGAGAAAGACTTTCTGGGGGCCCGGGGAACCTTTACCAGGCAAACAGTGTGTGACTATCGG TTCTTGTGACGGGTTTGTGTGGAGATCTGCTGACTGTGCTGAACTTCACAGAGTTGCATGTGAATTTA AGTGCAGCCAGACTACTGAAGACTGGTGCAAATACGGCGACATTGTCCTCAATGACGGTGTATGTGAGTGTCAGTGTCATGAGGGCGCCATTGGAAAACACTGTGACG AATTCGACTACGATGATCTGTTGAACAAGACAATTCTGTTTTACGAGATCCAGCGCTCTGGCTATCAACCACCGACGAACAGAATAGCCTGGAGAGCAGACGCACATTTGACTGATGTAGGACAGTATGGGGAAGACCTTACTGGTGGTTGGTACGACG CCGGAAACTACGTCAAGTTTGCGCTTACGACCAGTGAAAATGTGTGGAAGCTTGCCTGGGGTCTGATTGAGTTCAAATCATCGTACGAAAACGCCAACCAACTAGAGTGGATGTACGACTGTCTGAAGTGGGGCGTGGATTTTCTACTGAAAATGCACGTAGAACCAAATACTCTTTACGCTCAG GTTGGTGATGTCAGCTTTGCTAAAGCTACATGGCAGCGTCCCGAAAACAACACAGAGGGAGTGCGAGTTGGACTCCCACTGAATACCACACATCCCGGAAGTGACGTAGCAGGATTAACAGCAGCCGCGCTCGCGTCCTCGTATTTGGCCTTCAAGGACAAAA ATCAAACATACGCGGATGAACTACTTGTCCACGCTAGAGACGTCTACAGCTTCGCGTTCAACTACCGTGCGATCTGGTCCGACAGCTTACCAGTTCTAAGCTACGT GAGTGGTTCATACGGAGATGATCTGACAAATGCTGCAATCTGGATGTATAACGCAACTGGCGAGACTCAATATCTACAAGATGCTGAAGCTTTGTACAATGAATTCCAGTTAAACTTCGTAGAGCCAATATTCAGTTGGTCCAAAGTGGCCGTTCCTGCCCAG ATAATGCTTTATCTCCATACGGGCAATACTACATACTTGGAAAAAGTAGAAGGAACGCTTGACCTGTGGTTTAGCACATATTACACACCGAAGGGCCTGGCAAGGATCACCGAGAACAGGTCCTTGAAAAGATCGG CGGATATGAGTTTTCTAGCGTTAATCTGTGTGCACCACGGAATCCATCCGCAAGAATACTTCGATTTCGCCAAAGGTCAAATTGATTTTGCGCTTGGGTCATCCGGAAGGAGTTTCGTCGCCGGATATGGTCACAACCCGCCGGAGAAAGTTCACCATCAGGCAAG TTCATGTCCAGAAATGCATTTAGTATGTGATGACGAGGCGAGGCATTCCGAGGAGCCCAACCCTCATATTCTCTGGGGTGGTTTTGTTGGTGGACCGGACAGGTACGATCGCTTCTTCGACCACAGGAAGAACTGGGCCCAAAGTGAAGCTGGGATCAACGTCTCTGGACTACAAAGTGCTGTGGCAG CCTTGGCTTACTTCCAGAGTCATGGACTGTGGGGTACTTGGTAA